The DNA window GTTTGTTCTTTCCATGTTTCAAATCGCTCCATCAGATGGCGAACCCATGAACTTTATTGAAAGTGCTTGGCAAAGCTTAATGCGGACAATGGATGCTGGTACTGTTGGAGGTGATAGCGGTTGGGATTACCGGGCAGTTGGTTTAATTGTAACACTTGGAGGTATTTTTATATTCTCAGCTTTAATTGGGGTTTTATCCAATGGAATCAATGATAAACTGGAGCAACTTAGAAAAGGAAAAAGTTTTGTCATTGAAAATAATCATACCTTGATTTTAGGTTGGTCATCAAAGGTATTCACAATCATTTCTGAATTGGTTATTTCCAACGAAAATCAAAAAAATCCACGCATTGTCATCCTTGCTGATAAAGATAAAGTGGAAATGGAAGATGAGATCCGGGATAAATTAGGTGATTTAAGAAACACCAAAGTTATTTGTAGAAATGGCAGTCCAAATGACTTAGCGGATTTGGCAATATCTAATCCGCAAGCTTCTCGTTCCATCATTATTCTTGCACCCGAAGAAGGAAATCCTGATCCTCAAACCATCAAAACAATTTTGGCAATTACAAACAATCCTGATCGAAGAGAAGCACCTTATCACATTGTTGCCGAGATAAAAGATGAGAAGAATTTGGAAGTAGCAAAAATGGTAGGAAAAGATGAAGTGGAATTGGTTTTAACAGATGATGTAATTGCGCGTATTATGGTGCAAACATCTCGACAAAGTGGTTTAAGCATCGTTTACACGGAACTAATGGATTTTGATGGGGCCGAAATATATTTTAATGAAGAAAGTCTACTGATTGGAAAAACCTTTGCAGATGCAGTTGTGGCTTACGAAGATTCTACTGTGATAGGTTTGCAGTATGCAGATGGAAGCGTAAAAATCAATCCGGATATGAATTACAAAATTGTCAAAGGCGATAAAGTGATTGCAATAACGGAAGATGACGATACCTTGATCGTTTCAAAAAATAGTCCAGCAGTAATGAATTTAGCAGCAATTGTAAATAACAATTCATCAAAAATTGTTTCTGAAAAAATATTGTTACTGGGTTGGAATAAGCGCGCCATTACAATTATTAGAGAGATGGATAATTATGTTGGCGCTGGATCCTACATGAAAGTTGTTTCTTCCTACGATCACTTAGATGAAGTAAAGATGCTGCTGCCAATTTGAAGAACATCAAATTGGAGTTTGCTTGTGCGGATACAACAGCTCGAAATGTGATTGATGATTTGAATGTTACTTCTTATGATAGCGTTCAATTGTTATGTTACAAAGATGAATTGGAATTACAAGATGCAGATGCACAGACATTGATTAGCTTACTCCATATTCGCAGAGTGATGGAAGAAACAGGAAAAGATATAAAAGTTGTAAGCGAAATGTTGGATTTACGTAACAGAGATTTGGCAGAAGTTACGAAAGCAGATGATTTTATTGTAAGCGATAAATTAATCAGTTTATTAATGTCACAAGTTTCTGAGAATAAATATTTGATGAGAGTTTTTGAAGATTTATTTGATGCCGATGGTAGCGAAATTTATCTAAAACCGATGAGCGATTATATTAAATCGGGAGAAGAAGTAAATTTTTATACGATTCTTGAAAGCGCGAAACAAAAAGGTGAGACCGCAATTGGCTATCGTATCGCTTCATTGTCGCATGATAGTTCAAAAGCATACGGAGTGAATTGCAATCCTGTAAAATCAAAAACGCTGCGTTTTACAGCAGATGACAAATTAATTGTTTTAGCAGAAGATTAAGTAATTTTTTTTTGCCTATTTGAGGCAATTGGATTATGTTTGAATAATGTATTGTTTAACCAATTCTACCTTATCCTCGTTCGGATTCGGTGGATAATAAAAATCACAAAAAGATGGGACTATTTGATAAATTAAAAGGTGAATTTGTAGATATAATCGAGTGGACGGATAGCTCGAATGATACAATGGTATGGCGTTTTCCCCGTTACCAAAATGAAATAAAGATGGGTGCGAAGTTGACCGTTCGCGAATCACAAGTTGCCGTGTTTGTAAATGAAGGTCAAATGGCAGATGAATACAAACCCGGAATGTATGAATTGCAGACCCAAAATATGCCGATTATGACCACCTTGAAAGGTTGGAAATATGGTTTTAACAGTCCGTTTAAAGCGGAAGTTTATTTTGTAAATACGAAACAATTTACGAATCAAAAATGGGGCACAAAAAATCCGATCATGTTGCGTGATGCAGAATTTGGACCGATACGTATTCGTGCTTTTGGAAACTATGCGATTCGTGTTGTAGATGCAAAGTTATTCTTAAAGGAAATTGCCGGAACGGATCAGCATTTTACCACAGAAGAAGTAACTGAGCAATTGCGAAATATGGTAATTACTCGTTTTACAGATGCGATTGCCGAAAGTAAAATTCCGGTATTGGACATGGCATCCAATTATGATGAACTATCAAAATTGATAGGAAATAAAATAAATCCAGAGTTTAAAGAAATTGGGATTGAAGTAACCAAATTATTGATTGAGAATATTTCTTTGCCACCGGATGTAGAAGCTGCCTTGGACAAAAGAAGCAGTATGGGTATTATTGGAAACCTGAATGCCTTTACACAATATCAAGCTGCGAACTCCATGGAGAAAGCTGCCGAAAATGGCAATAGCATGATGGGAGCAGGCTTAGGAATGGGTATGGGCATGGGAATGGGGAACCAAATGAACAACATGTTCAATCAAAATCAAAACGTTAATAATCAGAATAACAATACACCGCCACCACCGCCACCGGCTACGCAATATTTTGTTGCAGTGAATGGAGCACAAACTGGTCCGTTTACCGAACAAGTGATGGCACAAATGATTCAACAAGGTTCATTGAAAAAAGAATCGATGATTTGGAAAAATGGAATGGCTGCCTGGGCTGCTGCAGAGCAAGTGGCAGAAATAGCAAAATTATTTTCTGCTGTTCCACCGCCATTGCCTCCGCCAATGTAATATGAATGATTATTAGTATGTCATTTCGAGCGGAGTCGAGAAATCTGTCATTCGGATTCCTCCAACTGTTTTCTCCAGATGGGGAGACGCTACGAAAATTAACTAATTCAGAAAAAACTATGAGTGCAGAATTCGAAGAAAAAACAAATGATATCAGCAACCAGCTGGATTGCAAAGATTGTGGTGCATTGCTAAAATACGCTCCCGGTACCGAACATTTGAAATGTGAATATTGTGGTGCTGCGAATGAAATTAAAGAAGCACTTGAAATAACGGTTGTTGAAGAAATTGATTTTGAAAAATTCCTGAATGAAAACAGCAGCACTGTTGAAAGGCAAGAAGTGGTAACAGTAAAGTGTGGCAACTGTGGAGCATCAAGTACATTAAAACCAAACATTACTTCTGATAGTTGTCCGTTTTGCGCAACACCCTTAGTTATTAGCGGTGGAACAACAAACAGCATTATTAAGCCTAAATATTTATTGCCATTTAAAATTGATCAAAAAAATGCATTTGAAGAATTTAAAAAATGGATTAAGAGCTTATGGTTTGCGCCCAACGATTTAAAACATTATGTTGATAATGCAGATAAGTTAAACGGAATGTATATTCCTTATTGGACCTACGATTCGAATACCTCAAGTGATTATACAGGCCAGCGTGGTGTTAATTATCAAACAACAGAAACCTACACAACCGTTGTGAATGGACGAACACAAACGAATACACGTGTTGTTACTAAAATACGGTGGAGTTATGTCAGCGGACATGTTTATAATAAGTTTGATGATGTATTGGTTTTGGCAAGTAATTCATTACCCGAAAAGTATACCAATGCTTTGGAGCCATGGGATATGGGAAACATTACAGCGTACAACGATAAGTTTTTGAGCGGTTTTAGAACAGAAAGCTATCAAATAGATGTAAAAACCGGTTTTGATAAATCGAAAGTGATAATGGATGCCGGCATTCGCGAAAGTATTTGTCAGGATATTGGTGGGGATCATCAACGAATAAGTTCGGTGAATACTGTTTACAATGACATTACCTTTAAACATATTTTATTGCCCATTTGGTTGAGTGCATTTCGTTATAATGAAAAGGTGTATCGTTTTATGATTAATGGGCGAACCGGGGAAGTTCAAGGCGAAAGACCATACAGTGCCATTAAAATTGTATTAACAGTATTGACTGTTATTGCAGTTGGAGTTGGAATTTATTTTGCAGTGAAAGCCTATAACGAAGGCAGTTACTAGGAAACAATATTTAGTATTTCGAAAGCCTTGGCAAATTTTGCCGAGGCTTTTTTTATTATCTGTGAATTATATAAACTTTTTAAGAAACAGTGTAAGAGATTTGTATTACAATATTCTCCTTTGTAAAAAAAAATCGTATGAAAAAGTTAGATAAAAAGTTAGAATACATAAAAAGCACCACAGCTAAACTTATCAAGGTGCAGCTGGATTATAGAACAGTGATCTCTATTTCGAATATTGAGAAACTTAAAATGTGGCTAGTCAGATACCCTGATGCAAAAGTAATAACAACATAAAATCGCAAGTGCATGAAATTACTCATCCCTGAAATAGAAAAAGATGTACTTGGTTTAGAAAAACCAACACATCAATTAAAACCAATGAAAATAAAGAGTGATGGCGGGTTTTTAATTATTTCTCTAATCCTTTTAATGGTTGTAGCGATTGTTGTTTTTTATTTTAGTTCTTAATTACAATCCATATTCGCTAATCATCCATATTAAAGCTGCCATGGATGCGCCACCCAATTCAAGTTCCCGCTTGTTTACGGTTTC is part of the Bacteroidota bacterium genome and encodes:
- a CDS encoding SPFH domain-containing protein — its product is MGLFDKLKGEFVDIIEWTDSSNDTMVWRFPRYQNEIKMGAKLTVRESQVAVFVNEGQMADEYKPGMYELQTQNMPIMTTLKGWKYGFNSPFKAEVYFVNTKQFTNQKWGTKNPIMLRDAEFGPIRIRAFGNYAIRVVDAKLFLKEIAGTDQHFTTEEVTEQLRNMVITRFTDAIAESKIPVLDMASNYDELSKLIGNKINPEFKEIGIEVTKLLIENISLPPDVEAALDKRSSMGIIGNLNAFTQYQAANSMEKAAENGNSMMGAGLGMGMGMGMGNQMNNMFNQNQNVNNQNNNTPPPPPPATQYFVAVNGAQTGPFTEQVMAQMIQQGSLKKESMIWKNGMAAWAAAEQVAEIAKLFSAVPPPLPPPM